TCTCCAGCTCGATCAGGAGCAGCGCGTCGAGGTCGAATACACCGTCAACGACAACCTGGCATTCATCGGCGAGCGGAACGAACAGGGGAAGTACGGTGTCGACCTGAAGTTCTCCCATGAGTTCCGGTAAGATGAGTTCCGGTAAGCCGCGTTCGATGGCTCGACGCTGGCGCTTGGCGGTCTTCTGGGCGCTTCCGGCGCTGGTCGCCGTTGCCCTACACGCCCAAGGCAGCGACCGAGTGATCACCTCGGTGGACTTCTTCGGCGACGTGCCGTCGGATCGTCGACAGTTGGGCTCCCGCGCATCGGAGCTGTCCGGGACGATCTACTCGCCGTACGCGACGCGCAAGGCGGTGGAAGACCTCTACGCGACCGGCTTGTTCAGCCAGGTCGAAGCCTTCGCGACCGAAGACGTCGGCGGCGTTCGCCTTCGATTCCACCTCACCGCCAAGACGTTCGTCTCATCGCTCTCGATCATCGGAAACAGCGCGCTGACCACGGCGGTACTACTGTCGGAAGTCACGCTGAAGCAGGGCACCGAATACGCTCCGAACCTGCTTCTCCGCGACGTGGAAGCCCTACGCGCCGCCTATCTGCGTCGGGGCTACTTCCAGACCCGCATCGAGAGCGGAGCCCGTGTGCCCGGCAAGACGGCTGAAATTCTCTATCGCATCAACGAGGGCCCGCTGGCTGTCTTCGGGCCCCTCAGTATTGACGGCGCCCGTGCGTATCGAGAGAAGGACCTGATCGACGCAATCGGCTACCGCGAAGGCGCGCCATACTCCGCCGTCGATGCGGAAGGCTACGCCACACGGCTGAGAGCCTACTACCGGCGCGGGAACTACCTCGCTGTCGATGTCGATCCACCAATCGCCACGTACGATGCGACGTCCAACCGGGCTTCCGTCAGGATCACCGTGCGCGAGAGCAGGAAGGTGGAGCTCCAGTTCGACGGCAACCTGGCGTTCAGCGATGACGAGCTGCGACGCCGGGTTCAGCTCGAGAGCGTGAACGCGTTCGGCTTCCGTAAAGCCGCCGCCGACCTGAGAACGCTCTACCTGCGCGAAGGGTACTTTCAGGCGCAGATCGACACGCCCACGGTGTACGAGACCGAATCCACGATGACGGTCACCTTTCCCATCCAAGAGTCTGAGCGCCGCTACATCGACGAAGTACGGATCGAGGGCAACGGAGCTTTCTCGTCGCACGCGCTCACGTCACGAATGCGCACGCGCTCACGAGGAAGATGGACTTGGGTTCCGCTGCTGGGCAGATGGTCGAGTCGCGGCATCTTCGATCCGCTCGTGCTGGACGCCGACCGCAATGTGCTCGAGGTCTTCTACCGCTCCCAGGGATACCGCGCCGTGCGGACGTTCGGCGATGCGCGGCTCGAGGACAGCAGCAGGAAGCTCGTCGTCGTCGTCCGCGTGCAGGAGGGTCCGCAGTGGGTCGTTCGGGCGGTCGGTGTGCAGGGGAACACGGCGGTGCGCACCAGCGAGCTTCTGGGGCGGCTGACTTCTCGGGTCGGCGATCCCTATGACGACGAGAAGGTGGTCGCCGACCGCGTTCGGATTCGCGAACACTACTCGGCGCGCGGCTACCCGTATGCAGACGTGCCCTCGCCGGAGTTCGATCCGGCGTCGGGGCGGCTGGTGTATCACGTCACCGAGGGCAGGCTCGTCCGCATCGGAGCCGTCAGCGTCCGGTTCCTGAACGAGAACCCGAAGACCCGACCTTATGTCATCCTCCGCGAGCTCCTCGTCCGCGAAGGCGCC
This portion of the Candidatus Poribacteria bacterium genome encodes:
- the bamA gene encoding outer membrane protein assembly factor BamA, whose translation is MSSGKMSSGKPRSMARRWRLAVFWALPALVAVALHAQGSDRVITSVDFFGDVPSDRRQLGSRASELSGTIYSPYATRKAVEDLYATGLFSQVEAFATEDVGGVRLRFHLTAKTFVSSLSIIGNSALTTAVLLSEVTLKQGTEYAPNLLLRDVEALRAAYLRRGYFQTRIESGARVPGKTAEILYRINEGPLAVFGPLSIDGARAYREKDLIDAIGYREGAPYSAVDAEGYATRLRAYYRRGNYLAVDVDPPIATYDATSNRASVRITVRESRKVELQFDGNLAFSDDELRRRVQLESVNAFGFRKAAADLRTLYLREGYFQAQIDTPTVYETESTMTVTFPIQESERRYIDEVRIEGNGAFSSHALTSRMRTRSRGRWTWVPLLGRWSSRGIFDPLVLDADRNVLEVFYRSQGYRAVRTFGDARLEDSSRKLVVVVRVQEGPQWVVRAVGVQGNTAVRTSELLGRLTSRVGDPYDDEKVVADRVRIREHYSARGYPYADVPSPEFDPASGRLVYHVTEGRLVRIGAVSVRFLNENPKTRPYVILRELLVREGALYSAPKLAESRQRILRLGFFSTVQMTPSGFYEAREVVDIRIVVRERGAGSVNVSGGYSPSEGVRGTLEVVQRNLLGSGRRIGGKVRLGTLGSRYEATFVEPWTVWTRTRTTVRAFRDDLEEQDNTLTTGGLANLSRTVYRHNLMSLNYRYQRFSLTDPKEGSTVESVGVLPTLSGLGASFQRDTRDSLFDATRGWFHEASVEVSGGPLGGESQFLRATADMRYFARLGRTVWAAQTRFGYGSRLGSDREISSTERFRLGGSTSVRGYAERSLGKRDAYGNYRGDVLAFASTELRIPVYRVVGTALFADAGNVWQSLDDVSGDPIKMSAGVGLRVQTPIGPARVDVAFPFVQLRDDPKSTRVWVALGNAF